A stretch of DNA from Hydrogenimonas thermophila:
CGTCTTTACAATGCTTTACAGCTCAAACGTCTATACCAATTAAAAAATCTTGGAATAAAGTATGTTCCCTTAGTAGAGAAGAGAATTGCAACAGGAACATCTCTTCCAAACAGTTTTAAAACATTGGAACAAATTGTTTTACAGTGTCATCTTTGCCCATTAAGCAAAACAAGAACAAAAACTGTTTTTGGAGAGGGAGATACAAATGCCGCTTTAATGTTTGTAGGAGAAGGACCTGGTGCACAAGAAGATATAACAGGAAGACCATTTGTTGGACGTGCAGGTGAACTACTAACAAAAATGATAGAAAATGCTATAGAGATTCCTCGTTCAAAAACCTATATAGCAAATATTGTAAAATGCAGACCACCAAACAATAGAGTACCAACACCTGATGAAGCATATACTTGTATTCCATATTTACAAAAACAGATAGAATTGGTATCACCATCTATTATTGTAGCTTTAGGTAGTACAGCATATCACTATTTAACCGGAGACAAAAGTGGCATCAGCAAAGTTCGTGGTGAAACGATTGATATGGGAAACTACATACTGATTCCAACGTATCATCCAAGCTATCTTTTAAGAAATCCTTCTGCAAAAAAAGAAGTTTATCAAGATCTACTTAAAATAAAGAGGTTATTATGCGAAAATTGTTAATGACTCTACTAACAGTATCATTACTATTTGGTCAAAGTCAAATTCTCTCACCAATTCCATTGCCTATGACTATAATTATTGATCTTGATCCAAATGAGTATGAAGACCATATACTTGAAAAAAAGTTGGAAAATGGAGAAGTTTTTACATTTATTGCTAAATCTAAAAACAGTAAGAATGAAGAACTTTTGACAATGCGGCAAAATATAATGAGCCTTTTTAATATTATGGAAAAGATATATGCTTCGGGTACATTCCGGTTAGCTTTTATAGTTCCATATAAGGTTATCGGCAAATATGCCTCTTCAACATCAAACTCTGCATTGGGATATCTGCTAAATCGTGGTATTCCATTTGAAATGAAGCTATATACAATAGAAGATGAAGATGAACAATCATTGTTAGAAACTCTAAATGATATAAATAAAGAAGAGTTTGATTTGGTAGTCGCACCTGTTACACAAAAAGGAGCATACTATCTTTGTAATCAGACGCTTTACTCACCTCTATTTATTCCTACACTGCATAAAAATAGACTCGATTGTTCAAACTCAATGATATTTTTTGGTGGTATAGATTATACAAAGCAGATTGAAATATTAAGCAGTTTAGTTGATGAAGATGGATTAAAGATAACTGTATCAGACAATAGTCCAGTATCACAAATGCTTTCAAATACAGCTAAAGAGATTGTACCTATTGATGAAAGCATAGTTTTAGGACAAAACGGTTATTACAAGCGTACTATTTCTAGATTCTCTGACTTAAATCAGTCAACTATATTTCTAAATACACCTATAGTAAAAAGCAGCCTTTTTCTTTCTCAATTGACCCTAGCAAACTTTAAACCATCAAAAGTATTAAGTACGCAGATAAACTATTCCCCTCTTCTTCTTACTTTAACTCAATACCACGATAGAGAAAACATGGTTATTGCCAACTCAATAGAAAAAATTGATCCAAAACTAAGTGAAAATATTGCACTAATTGATCAAGATATTAGATTTAATTGGCTAAATTACTCAACTGTTGCAGGTATCGATATTGTTTTTTCTGAAAAAACATCTGAAAGTAGATTGTCTACAGTAAAATTGGTAAATGGCTCTTTAAATCACAATGTTAAGCTATATGAAGCTGGTCTTTACAGATTCATTTTAAAAGAGCCATTTGAGTATTAACTTATTGTTTTTGCCATAAAGAGATTAACTCATTAATTTGAAGAGGGATTTTTGCCGGCTTGCCATCTTGAAGATAGGCAAGACGAATTTTCATTTCAAACAGTAGTGTCTCATCTCTCTTTACTTGCTGAATCAGTACAATTGAAGCAGCCTTTTTCTCTATCATCTCTGTTTCAACTATTACAGTATCACCAAGCATTGCAGGCTGTATATAATTAGCCTCTATTGACTTAACAACAAAATAACCTTTTTCACTTTGAGGTGTCAATCCATTAGAAAAAAAGAGTTCGCTGCGAGCTCGTTCACAAAACTTTAAATAATTGGCATAATAAACAATACCTGCAGCATCTGTATCTTCATAATAGACTCTAATCTTCACTTTATTATCCCCTTAAATACGATGTTTTTAAATTTTATTTTCTTTATAGTGACCAAAATAGTGACTAAAAACTTTCAATTCTTAAAAAGTTTTTTTTGAGTTAAGCAATATAAAAGCTTTGTATTTTACATCACTTATCCGCAGTTATCCAGACTTATCTTCATCTACAAAATCCCTAAAATAGGACTTGTCCGACTTATCCATGTTATCCACACTAATTTTTAAAAAAATCATATTAGTCTTAAGTATTTTTCACAGTTATATTTATTTCTTTATTAGATACCTTAAGATTAATATTATTTTGTTGCTCTTCATTTATAATTATCTCAATGAATTTATGATAAGTAAAATCTCTATTCATTAGTCTAAGTTCTATTAAATCTTTACCGTATGAATATATTGCTTTAAAATCATCAAAAAAAAGTGTAAATTTTTGTACATCTTTATTTATCCAACCAATAGTTTCAATGATTTCATTATGAACTTCCAATAAATTTTCAATATGAAATATAGGTTCATGATGAAAAATTCTATTTCTAAGCTTTCTAAATTTATTCATACGCTTAGAAAGAATTTTTCTTGTTCTTATAGAACGTGGCATATTTGGAAAGATTTCCTTAATACATCTATGCCAAATTTTAATTTCATAATCACTGGCAAAAAGTCTTGACCAAAATCCAAAATTTAATTCTGCAACTATTTTACCTGTTGTTATTTCTTTATAGTGTTTTAATAAATTAGAAGTTGTTTGTTTTATTTTATATATTTCTCTTTCTTCTAATAATCCAGGTAAATCAAACCATGCATCATGCTTAACTAGTGTAAAATTATGATCAATTGATTTTCTTAAAGCATTATAGTCATCAATTTTTTTAGCATAATATTTTGATAAATTATTATGAATGCTATTTCTTAAAGAAACTTCTAGGTTTTGAAGAGAAATATATAAACTTTTTGATAAATTTATATTCCAAATATAATGTTTAAGAATTAAATGTGTATTAGTAGTTCTTAAAATTCTCTGATACGTATTTAATCTTTCTTTTGAAAAAAAAGATTCTATCTTTGAAAAATTAAATCTATCCATGCTCACCTATTTATTTAATTTAAGTAAAATTATATAGTAATTAGATTATAATTTCTATTAAGTGTTACCCAGATAGTCCTCTCCCGTTAGTTAACGGTGATGACTCTGGGATTTGAAAAACTTTATAGCGTTTTATTTTATCTAACCTATCTTACTTATTCGTAATAATTTTTAAAAGATTCCCATACTCTTTAATTCTTTGCATTCTAACTTCATCATCTTCTTTTATGAATTTAGTGTAAATTTTCAAAGTAATAGAAACATCTTTATGTCCTAACATTTTTGAAACCCAAACAATATCTGCTCCTTTTGATATCATTTGAGATGCAAATGTATGACGTAACTGATAAAGAACTCTCTCTTTAATTATAGCCTTTTTTAAAATCTTTTTAAAATTAACTCCAATTATATCATGCGAATAAAAAGGTTTATTAGATGAATTTAAAAAAATATATCCAGTTCCAGTATGCTGACTAGTTAACTTCATCTGGCTTTCTAGTGCTTCTTGAGCTAATGGCAACATATCAATTTCTCTTTTGCTGGAGAAAGTTTTAACATCTCCATCTTTTACTTCCTCATCTTTTTTACTTCTTAGTCTAGTTTTATAAATCTTGATAACCTTTCTATTAAAATCAATATCTTCCCACTTTAAAGCAACTATCTCACCTGGCCTTATGCCACTTGCATACATAAGTTTAATGAAGTTTTTCATATACCCATAACTATTTTCAAGTATTTTTTGTATCTCTTTTTGGGAGAATGGATCAACATTTTCTTCTAAATTTTGCTGCATTTTAGGTGCAGATACTATTTCCATTGGATTTTTATTTATTATTTCATTTTTATATGCTTTGTCTAAAATTGAGAAAAGAATTGACCTAAATTTTTGAACAGTTAAAGGTTTATATTTCTGTAAAAGCAAACTTTGCCATTTTTCTATTTCGAACGGAGTAATTGTACTTAAAACCCTATAACCAAAATGAGGTGAAATATGTTTGTTATAGTGTCCAATGTTTCTTTTCAAAACATGTTCTCTGTTTTCTGATTTTTTTAAATTGAAAAATTCATCTGCAAATTCATCTAACGTCCATTCTTTCTCATCTTTTATTACATCGACTTTTTTACCAAGTGCAGTTACAATATCTGGAATAATTTGTTTTTTGATGATCTTTAGATTTTCTTGGGTTGCTTTTAGCTCTGTAGATGTTCTATGACGCTTATTGTAATAAAAATCTAAATGCCAATAACCGTTTCTATTTTTTATAGTAAACTTAATATCAGCATATATGTAATAAATATTTTTATTATTTCTTTTAGGCATTAAATTCCCCCTCGTATAATACATTTATAGAAATAATTTAGAGATTTTCATCCAAAAAGGATTGAAAAATTAACTCTAAATTATTACTATCAAGAATGAAGAAATTAGACTTCAGATCTTTAACTTAATCACAGTCTAA
This window harbors:
- a CDS encoding YbgC/FadM family acyl-CoA thioesterase, coding for MKIRVYYEDTDAAGIVYYANYLKFCERARSELFFSNGLTPQSEKGYFVVKSIEANYIQPAMLGDTVIVETEMIEKKAASIVLIQQVKRDETLLFEMKIRLAYLQDGKPAKIPLQINELISLWQKQ
- a CDS encoding tyrosine-type recombinase/integrase, whose product is MPKRNNKNIYYIYADIKFTIKNRNGYWHLDFYYNKRHRTSTELKATQENLKIIKKQIIPDIVTALGKKVDVIKDEKEWTLDEFADEFFNLKKSENREHVLKRNIGHYNKHISPHFGYRVLSTITPFEIEKWQSLLLQKYKPLTVQKFRSILFSILDKAYKNEIINKNPMEIVSAPKMQQNLEENVDPFSQKEIQKILENSYGYMKNFIKLMYASGIRPGEIVALKWEDIDFNRKVIKIYKTRLRSKKDEEVKDGDVKTFSSKREIDMLPLAQEALESQMKLTSQHTGTGYIFLNSSNKPFYSHDIIGVNFKKILKKAIIKERVLYQLRHTFASQMISKGADIVWVSKMLGHKDVSITLKIYTKFIKEDDEVRMQRIKEYGNLLKIITNK
- a CDS encoding Abi family protein translates to MDRFNFSKIESFFSKERLNTYQRILRTTNTHLILKHYIWNINLSKSLYISLQNLEVSLRNSIHNNLSKYYAKKIDDYNALRKSIDHNFTLVKHDAWFDLPGLLEEREIYKIKQTTSNLLKHYKEITTGKIVAELNFGFWSRLFASDYEIKIWHRCIKEIFPNMPRSIRTRKILSKRMNKFRKLRNRIFHHEPIFHIENLLEVHNEIIETIGWINKDVQKFTLFFDDFKAIYSYGKDLIELRLMNRDFTYHKFIEIIINEEQQNNINLKVSNKEINITVKNT
- a CDS encoding uracil-DNA glycosylase, which produces MNRLYNALQLKRLYQLKNLGIKYVPLVEKRIATGTSLPNSFKTLEQIVLQCHLCPLSKTRTKTVFGEGDTNAALMFVGEGPGAQEDITGRPFVGRAGELLTKMIENAIEIPRSKTYIANIVKCRPPNNRVPTPDEAYTCIPYLQKQIELVSPSIIVALGSTAYHYLTGDKSGISKVRGETIDMGNYILIPTYHPSYLLRNPSAKKEVYQDLLKIKRLLCENC